The segment CCAGGGGATATGCAGTTACTTAAATGAAGCTACTATTTTTATGCATCATCTACCAGCCGAGTGGGCTGGTTTTTCTTGTGTGACAAAAGAAGGAATAGATGATACGAAAAGCGAAGTATAAACTATAAAAAAGGTAGTAACTTCTTGGTGGTAGGGGCGTTGGTATGTTTGAAAATGTAGGGCATGTACTATATCACGTTTTAATTATTCTATTTCCGATCCTATTTTATTATCAGTTTCTGAATAAAGGTGTTATAGGGCAAAGCACGAAAGTTAATTATCGATTTCTTGTGACATTACTGGTTATGTTATTTTGTACGATGTCCTTTCCGATAGAAGTGACAGATGGTTCGTATTATGATCAAAAGATCATTCCGGTTATTTTGGCTTTTTTTTATGGGGGTTGGCTGATAGGGCTTGCTGTATTGGTTTCCATGCTTTATTACCTGTTTATTCTTGGAGAGAGCAATTTTCTAATAATGCTATTAAATTACTCGATTGTTACAGTGTTCTTAGTGGTGACAACAAAGATTTATCGGGATATGACAGTAAAGAGGAAAATAGTAAGTATATCCGTTTTGTTGTTACTAATCACTTCAACCAGGGCGTTGCGGTTCATTCATCGGGAGGAACCCAGTGAGATTTTCCTTGCTGTGATTGTTAGTTTAATAACTTGGGTCTCCTTGGTGACGTCTATTATGATTATTGAAAACCTTACGATGCAAATGCAGCTACAAAATCAATTGCAACGATCAGAAAAATTGAAAGTAGTAAGTGAGCTTGCGGCATCAGTAGCGCATGAGGTCAGGAATCCTATGACATCTACGAGAGGCTTTCTTCAGTTGATGAGCCAAGATGATAATCTAAATAGCGCCCAAAAGAGATATATTGATATCTCTATCGAAGAGCTGGATCGGGCTCAATCCATCATTCAGGATTATCTTTCACTGGCCAAGCCAAATAAGCACGGGATGGACAAGATCAATGTATCTCAGCAGTTGGAACATGTCATCCAGCTTATGTCCACTTATACTTCTTTTAATAACACAACCATTCGTCATGAGATAGAAGATGAATTATATATTAAGGCGAATAAGGATGAAATGAAGCAGGTTTTGATTAATTTAATCAAAAATGCGATTGAAGCTATTGATAAGCATGGAACAGTGACGGTGAAAGCCTCTAGCAGTCGAGGAACGGTTTTAATAGAAATCATAGATGACGGTGTGGGCATGTCGCCACATCAGGTGGCTAGATTAGGTACACCCTTTTATTCTACCAAGGATAAAGGAACTGGGATCGGTTTGACGATTTCTTTTCAGATAATTGAGTTGTTGCAAGGGAAGATGGAAGTGAAAAGTGAGATAGGGAAGGGAACGACTTTTACGATAAAGCTTCCGGCGGAAACTAGTGCAAGTAGCTAGTTTCTTTATTAAATAATTCTGTTGATTCCCGTTCCATACGCTTCGCTTTCCGCGGGCGGTCCGAAAGCCTCCTCACTGCGTTGGTGGCCCAATAACTACTCTTTTTTATGATTCCTAGCTGTGGATAGGAGTAAATGGGGTAGACTCATGCGGAGGAGTAGCGGCAATTGACCAATTGAGTAAAATTATAAAAGGTATATTTGTCCGTTTATCTTAACCATTCATTAGTGGAAACAAGAAAACCCCCGACTATCGCTAGTCGGGGGTCTTATCATTACTTAAGCTTCACACCGTGGAAGTAAGGGGTACCACTGAAGTCTACGAATAGGCCAGCTGCACCGTTTGTTCCATATACGAAGTCAGGATGTTGCAAGTAAACCATTGGAGCTTCGTCTACAAGGATCTCAGAGATCTCTTTGTATGCTTCGTCACGCTTTCCTTGGTCAGTCTCAGAACGAGCTAGGTCAAGTAACTCATCCACGCGGTCGTTCGCGTAGAAAGAACGGTTACCAGGAGCACCGAATGCAGAAGAGTGGAATAAAGCATATAGACCATAGTCAGCGTCAGCTGTTACAGTAGTCCAACCTAAGATGAATAGTTCGTGCTCACCAGCGCCAGTAGCGTCAAGGAATGCACCCCATTCGATCGTTTCGATTGTTACATCGATTCCGATTTGTTTCAATTGGTCTTGAACAAGAATAGCGATATCAGCACGCTCTTTAGAACCTTCGTTTACATAAAGAGTTGTTTCGAATCCGTCTTCGAACCCTGCATCAGCAAGCAATTGTTTTGCAGCTTCTACATCATAACCAAGTGGCTCAAGATCTTGGTAGTTACCAACAACTGTAGGAGCAAGAGGTCCTACAGCAGGTACACCTTGACCGTCAAGGATACCATCAACGATATCGTTTTTGTTTACTGCCATGGAGATAGCTTGACGAACCTCTTTAATGTTGAATGGTTCTTTTTCCATGTTGAATCCTAAGTAGTCCATACGAGTACCGCGAACACGAGTCAATTCGATTCCAGCACTTTCCATGCCTTCAACACGAGCTACGTCAGAAGCTCCTACTTGAATTACATGCGCTTCACCAGTTTCAAGCTGTGCTACACGAGTAGCTTGCTCTGCGTTCACTACGAATTTAATGGAATCAAGGGCAGGTGCGCCATTCCAGTAGTTTTCGTTTTTGTTTAATACGATTTCAGCACCACGGTTCCAAGATCCAAATACGAATGGACCAGTACCAACTGGGTTTTCGTCTACTTTCTTACCACCATTGTTCTCTTCTTCCATTGCAGAAGGAGCGATGATTGAACCAGCATTATGTGCTAAGTGAGCTGGTAGTGGAGCGAAAGGCTTTTCTGTTACAAATTGTACAGTGTGGTCATCAACAACATTTACTTCTTTAATCATGTTAAGTACAACTGCACGTGGAGATGCAAATTCAGGATCGATGATACGCTCGATCGTCATTTTTACAGCTTCTGCAGTAAAATCAGTACCGTCATGGAATTTAACATCATTACGAAGTTTGAATTCCCAAGTAGTTTCATCTACAGCTTCCCAAGATTCAGCTAA is part of the Sutcliffiella sp. FSL R7-0096 genome and harbors:
- a CDS encoding ATP-binding protein → MFENVGHVLYHVLIILFPILFYYQFLNKGVIGQSTKVNYRFLVTLLVMLFCTMSFPIEVTDGSYYDQKIIPVILAFFYGGWLIGLAVLVSMLYYLFILGESNFLIMLLNYSIVTVFLVVTTKIYRDMTVKRKIVSISVLLLLITSTRALRFIHREEPSEIFLAVIVSLITWVSLVTSIMIIENLTMQMQLQNQLQRSEKLKVVSELAASVAHEVRNPMTSTRGFLQLMSQDDNLNSAQKRYIDISIEELDRAQSIIQDYLSLAKPNKHGMDKINVSQQLEHVIQLMSTYTSFNNTTIRHEIEDELYIKANKDEMKQVLINLIKNAIEAIDKHGTVTVKASSSRGTVLIEIIDDGVGMSPHQVARLGTPFYSTKDKGTGIGLTISFQIIELLQGKMEVKSEIGKGTTFTIKLPAETSASS
- a CDS encoding glutathione ABC transporter substrate-binding protein, producing the protein MKAKKNVFFMLLLSLMLVLSACSGGNSSTPTNGNGNTNTGSGDGEEVAGQEGGELVYVVSSDAPTLDPHGMNDTATTNVTTQIFDRLTAYEADGTVVPSLAESWEAVDETTWEFKLRNDVKFHDGTDFTAEAVKMTIERIIDPEFASPRAVVLNMIKEVNVVDDHTVQFVTEKPFAPLPAHLAHNAGSIIAPSAMEEENNGGKKVDENPVGTGPFVFGSWNRGAEIVLNKNENYWNGAPALDSIKFVVNAEQATRVAQLETGEAHVIQVGASDVARVEGMESAGIELTRVRGTRMDYLGFNMEKEPFNIKEVRQAISMAVNKNDIVDGILDGQGVPAVGPLAPTVVGNYQDLEPLGYDVEAAKQLLADAGFEDGFETTLYVNEGSKERADIAILVQDQLKQIGIDVTIETIEWGAFLDATGAGEHELFILGWTTVTADADYGLYALFHSSAFGAPGNRSFYANDRVDELLDLARSETDQGKRDEAYKEISEILVDEAPMVYLQHPDFVYGTNGAAGLFVDFSGTPYFHGVKLK